One part of the Natranaeroarchaeum aerophilus genome encodes these proteins:
- a CDS encoding ParA family protein: MTESPLGWGVTPSTGIPTIAVGNQKGGTGKTTATINSAAALASRDHDVLAIDMDPQADMTKGLGLGPGDDNDPSSPKNDLPNTLATDDANLLDVLVDNPRTDDTTLSEIMIHSDDYEHLNFDLVPSHKDMGLARDWMDDAGARLSLKVALEELVDDGYDYDFILIDCPPDLSVLTDAAFIAAQNVFLAAQTQATSRDALDDLWDQLESIEENQQIEIAIVGLLANMYRDDGQSQKFLEAFDESYASLAPIFKLPMRVAIQRAWDNGCDIFEWEDANDQQVERDLFLEVAETMERAFDKTQVEV; the protein is encoded by the coding sequence ATGACCGAGTCTCCTCTTGGATGGGGCGTCACACCATCGACTGGCATTCCTACGATCGCCGTGGGTAATCAGAAAGGCGGAACGGGAAAGACAACGGCGACAATCAACAGTGCCGCGGCACTGGCCTCACGAGATCACGATGTTCTTGCAATCGATATGGACCCACAGGCCGACATGACGAAAGGGCTTGGACTGGGTCCGGGCGATGACAACGATCCATCAAGCCCGAAGAACGACCTTCCAAATACGCTCGCTACGGATGATGCAAATCTTCTCGACGTTCTAGTCGACAATCCGCGCACGGACGACACGACTCTTTCAGAAATCATGATCCACAGCGACGATTACGAACACCTGAATTTCGATCTCGTACCGAGCCACAAGGACATGGGGCTTGCCCGGGATTGGATGGACGACGCGGGCGCTCGTCTCTCGTTGAAAGTTGCTCTCGAAGAGTTGGTCGACGACGGCTACGACTACGATTTTATTTTGATCGACTGCCCCCCTGATCTCTCGGTCCTGACGGATGCAGCGTTCATCGCGGCGCAAAACGTGTTCCTGGCCGCACAAACCCAAGCCACATCACGAGATGCCCTAGACGATCTCTGGGACCAGCTGGAATCAATCGAGGAGAACCAGCAGATTGAGATTGCGATCGTGGGGCTGCTGGCAAACATGTACAGAGACGATGGTCAGTCACAGAAGTTCCTGGAGGCATTTGACGAGTCATATGCGTCATTAGCGCCGATCTTCAAGCTTCCAATGCGGGTAGCGATACAGCGCGCGTGGGACAACGGCTGCGATATTTTCGAATGGGAGGACGCGAACGACCAGCAAGTCGAGCGCGACCTCTTCTTGGAGGTTGCTGAGACAATGGAACGGGCGTTCGACAAAACGCAGGTGGAGGTGTAA